One genomic segment of Blastopirellula marina includes these proteins:
- a CDS encoding DUF1501 domain-containing protein: protein MALSALCQQSLQADSSGTLQPKIPLHRPRARRVIFLCMSGGPAQLDMFDYKPQTGQKKHPGSVYPFRKRGESGQWISDLLPETSRHADKLCIINGMHADTGNHAQSFLQLHTGERLRQRPSMGAWINYGLGTENQNLPGFISLNTSKPSVYTSAFLPPVFEGTPIGTNGESMSQATINNIRGEHLSKTAKRQQLDFIQSLNQQHLQQNPDAAKLEGVIESMELAYRMQTAAPELLDTSTESEETLRRYRVGKSLSVGTCKPSDFGRQCLLARRFAEAGVRFIELNHGSWDQHQNHRRDLEANCEVTDAPIAALLDDLEMRGLLEDTLVVWGGEFGRPGLTPDNGKDETGHNYRGFTFWLAGGGVKAGYTHGKTDETGSRAVEGQVHFRDLHATILHALGLQPNELTYFHEGREHRLTGPEGGKVVHEILA, encoded by the coding sequence TTGGCACTTTCGGCTCTTTGTCAGCAATCGCTTCAAGCCGATTCTTCCGGCACGCTCCAGCCAAAGATTCCGCTGCATCGTCCGCGAGCCAGGCGAGTTATCTTTCTGTGCATGAGTGGTGGGCCGGCACAGCTGGATATGTTCGATTACAAACCTCAAACGGGTCAGAAGAAGCATCCCGGTTCGGTTTACCCATTTCGAAAGCGAGGTGAAAGTGGGCAATGGATTTCCGATCTTCTGCCAGAGACGTCGCGGCATGCCGATAAGCTTTGCATAATCAACGGTATGCATGCCGATACGGGCAACCACGCCCAGTCATTCTTGCAGTTGCATACCGGCGAAAGACTGCGGCAACGGCCCAGCATGGGGGCATGGATCAACTATGGACTTGGGACCGAAAATCAAAATCTGCCAGGCTTCATCAGCCTGAATACCTCGAAGCCGTCGGTCTACACGAGTGCGTTTCTGCCGCCTGTCTTCGAGGGCACGCCGATCGGCACCAACGGCGAGAGCATGTCTCAGGCAACGATCAATAACATTCGCGGAGAGCACCTTTCTAAAACCGCTAAGCGGCAGCAGTTGGATTTTATCCAATCGCTCAACCAGCAGCACCTCCAGCAAAACCCGGATGCCGCGAAGCTGGAAGGGGTGATCGAGTCGATGGAACTTGCCTATCGCATGCAGACCGCCGCACCGGAACTGCTGGATACCAGTACCGAGTCGGAAGAAACGCTCAGACGATACCGTGTCGGCAAGTCACTTTCCGTCGGAACTTGCAAGCCGTCTGATTTCGGCCGGCAATGCCTGTTGGCCAGACGTTTTGCCGAAGCTGGTGTGCGTTTTATCGAACTCAATCATGGAAGCTGGGACCAGCATCAAAATCATCGTCGAGATTTGGAGGCCAATTGCGAAGTCACCGATGCCCCTATTGCCGCATTGCTGGATGACCTTGAGATGCGGGGACTGCTGGAAGACACGCTGGTCGTCTGGGGAGGTGAGTTCGGCCGCCCAGGCCTGACGCCTGATAATGGCAAGGATGAAACAGGCCACAACTACCGCGGCTTCACTTTCTGGTTGGCTGGTGGTGGTGTGAAGGCTGGGTACACGCATGGCAAGACCGACGAAACGGGCTCGCGTGCGGTCGAGGGGCAAGTTCATTTCCGCGATCTGCATGCCACCATTCTGCATGCCCTGGGATTACAGCCCAACGAATTGACCTACTTTCATGAAGGCAGAGAACATCGTCTGACCGGCCCCGAAGGCGGTAAGGTTGTGCACGAGATTCTTGCCTAG
- a CDS encoding HSP90 family protein: MTASDQNRFQVELRGLIDLLSQHLYSGPHVFVRELLQNGVDAIQARRQIEPQHEGLIEIEVITSAESDPTIIFQDNGVGLTEDEVHQFLATIGQSSKRGEMTSRPEDFLGQFGIGLLSCFTVSDEIVVLTRSAKGDNQPGIEWRGSTDGTYSVRKLTQAIPVGTQIFLQPSTGYEDYFEPQKVLKLAREYGSLLQPKITVTSNGQTDVVNAKAPWHQDTTNPQVRENLLAYGTEVFERNFLDVFPLHSTSGGVTGVAYVLSEAVHAGSRQPHRVYLKDMLLSTKTHEVLPEWAFFVQCVVNASQLRPTASRESFYEDTVLERTRQELGDCLRRYLVEMAQTQPRRFEQLIAVHHLAVKALAVDDDECLELFADWLPFQTSLGTMTLAEFRKQNSVIRYVPSCDQFRQIAQVAASESLAVINAGYVYDVDILTRLSMIRSDFKLEEFDAEQLSDRFEQLSQSEREETLEFERLADMTLQRFKCAVEIAKFLPSDLPSLYVTDANADFIRSVEQAQDVTEGVWNDMLGDLTRDVPSSYARLYLNYSNPLIKRICQLGQSDGQRRSVEMVYIQALLLGHFPLKKSEVKLLNEGLLGLLDWAVGGQDNE; this comes from the coding sequence TTGACTGCTTCAGATCAAAATCGATTTCAGGTGGAACTGCGTGGCCTTATCGATCTACTTTCCCAGCACCTATACAGCGGTCCGCATGTGTTCGTGCGCGAACTATTGCAGAACGGAGTAGACGCGATCCAGGCACGTCGCCAGATCGAGCCGCAACACGAAGGCCTGATCGAGATCGAAGTGATTACCTCCGCGGAGAGCGATCCTACGATTATCTTCCAAGACAATGGCGTTGGGTTGACCGAAGACGAAGTCCATCAGTTTCTGGCCACCATCGGCCAGTCTTCCAAGCGGGGGGAGATGACCAGTCGCCCTGAAGACTTTCTGGGGCAGTTCGGGATTGGGCTCCTCTCATGCTTTACGGTATCGGATGAGATCGTCGTCCTCACGCGTTCCGCCAAAGGAGATAACCAGCCTGGCATTGAATGGCGGGGCTCGACTGATGGCACCTACTCGGTCCGCAAGCTCACCCAGGCGATCCCCGTCGGCACCCAGATCTTTCTACAGCCTTCAACCGGGTACGAAGATTATTTCGAGCCCCAGAAGGTGTTGAAGCTGGCTCGTGAATACGGCAGCCTACTTCAGCCGAAAATCACGGTGACCAGCAATGGGCAAACGGATGTAGTCAACGCCAAAGCTCCCTGGCATCAAGACACCACCAACCCACAGGTACGAGAAAACCTGCTCGCGTACGGCACCGAGGTCTTCGAACGCAACTTTCTCGACGTCTTTCCCCTGCATTCCACTTCCGGCGGAGTGACCGGTGTGGCGTACGTGCTGTCGGAAGCCGTTCATGCCGGATCGCGACAACCGCATCGCGTTTACCTGAAAGACATGCTGCTGTCGACCAAGACGCACGAAGTGCTTCCGGAATGGGCCTTCTTCGTACAGTGCGTCGTGAATGCCTCGCAGCTTCGCCCGACTGCTTCACGCGAATCGTTTTACGAAGACACTGTGCTGGAACGAACACGTCAGGAACTCGGCGATTGCCTGCGGCGGTACCTGGTCGAAATGGCTCAAACGCAACCCCGTCGATTCGAGCAACTGATCGCCGTTCATCACCTGGCCGTAAAGGCCTTGGCCGTCGATGACGATGAGTGCCTGGAACTGTTCGCTGACTGGTTGCCGTTTCAAACTTCGTTGGGAACGATGACCCTGGCCGAATTCCGCAAACAGAACTCGGTCATTCGCTACGTCCCCAGTTGCGATCAGTTCCGCCAGATCGCCCAGGTCGCGGCATCCGAATCGCTGGCAGTAATCAACGCGGGCTACGTCTATGATGTCGACATCTTGACTCGGCTGAGCATGATTCGATCGGACTTCAAACTCGAAGAGTTCGACGCTGAGCAACTCTCTGATCGCTTCGAACAGCTCAGCCAGAGCGAACGGGAAGAAACGCTAGAATTCGAGCGTCTGGCCGACATGACGTTGCAACGTTTTAAGTGCGCCGTCGAAATCGCCAAGTTTCTTCCCAGTGACTTGCCGTCACTGTATGTTACCGACGCGAACGCCGACTTTATCCGCTCGGTGGAACAAGCCCAAGATGTTACCGAAGGAGTATGGAACGACATGCTGGGAGACCTGACGCGTGACGTTCCTTCCAGCTATGCCCGTCTCTATCTCAACTATTCCAATCCGCTTATCAAGCGTATTTGTCAGTTGGGTCAGTCGGATGGTCAGCGTCGAAGCGTCGAGATGGTTTACATCCAAGCACTTCTGCTGGGGCATTTTCCACTGAAGAAAAGTGAAGTCAAACTCTTAAACGAGGGGCTGTTGGGACTGCTCGACTGGGCCGTAGGAGGACAAGACAATGAGTGA
- a CDS encoding DUF1501 domain-containing protein, producing MSDSNRPTEQPSDSFTRRRFLNDLGLGFGSIALSSMLARDGFAETQLQQIAPRAKSVIWLFMIGGASHLETFDPKPALNKYAGKSIEETPHADVLKSSFLENERVVAFDPNNGFIRNKLFPMQVGFQRRGESGLDISDWLPHVGARADDLCLIRSMWTEDSNHGAQLQFHTGRHRVEGFFPTIGSWVNYGLGSINDNLPQFVVIGTPVADCCGGQECHRANYLGPRYDGVPLNIDPANPLPYAKPPQGTFQEEQAGQFELLRKLNGLTAENFPDDDALAARIRSYELAYRMQTAVPEVVQFTEETQETLDLYGVDQAETKTFGQQMLAARRLVERGVRFVQVYHGSNGGAGQWDSHKGLKVNHTKLCKQIDQPLGALLQDLKRRGLLDETLVVWATEFGRTPGSQSTDGRDHHPYGFTIAMAGGGIKGGIAHGATDELGFHAVENRHYVTDIHATVLNQLGLDPRAMHVPGRKRLEKDFGHVIREVIS from the coding sequence ATGAGCGATTCCAACCGTCCGACAGAACAGCCTTCAGATAGCTTTACCCGTCGTAGGTTTCTTAATGACCTGGGGCTCGGTTTCGGTAGCATTGCTCTTTCCAGCATGCTCGCACGAGATGGCTTTGCCGAAACGCAATTGCAGCAGATCGCACCTCGGGCGAAGAGTGTGATCTGGCTCTTCATGATCGGAGGAGCCAGCCATCTGGAGACCTTCGATCCCAAGCCGGCATTGAACAAGTATGCCGGTAAATCGATCGAAGAGACTCCGCATGCCGACGTACTGAAGTCCTCGTTCCTGGAAAACGAACGAGTCGTTGCTTTCGATCCGAACAACGGATTCATCCGCAACAAGCTGTTTCCCATGCAAGTCGGATTTCAGCGACGAGGCGAAAGCGGACTAGATATTAGCGACTGGCTGCCGCACGTTGGTGCCCGGGCCGACGATCTCTGCTTGATCCGTTCGATGTGGACCGAAGACAGCAACCACGGCGCGCAGTTGCAATTTCATACAGGCCGACATCGCGTTGAAGGATTCTTTCCCACGATCGGTTCCTGGGTGAACTATGGGCTTGGCTCGATCAACGACAACTTGCCTCAATTCGTCGTCATAGGCACACCGGTGGCCGACTGCTGCGGCGGCCAGGAATGCCATCGAGCGAACTACCTTGGCCCGCGTTATGACGGCGTTCCGTTGAATATCGACCCGGCCAATCCCCTTCCCTACGCCAAGCCGCCGCAAGGAACGTTCCAGGAAGAGCAAGCTGGGCAGTTTGAATTGCTCCGCAAACTAAACGGACTGACGGCTGAAAACTTCCCCGACGACGATGCCCTCGCGGCACGGATTCGCTCTTACGAACTCGCCTACCGTATGCAGACGGCCGTGCCAGAAGTGGTACAGTTCACGGAAGAAACGCAAGAAACGCTCGACCTGTATGGTGTTGATCAAGCAGAAACGAAGACGTTTGGCCAGCAGATGCTTGCTGCCCGCCGCCTGGTCGAACGAGGAGTTCGGTTCGTGCAGGTTTATCACGGCAGCAATGGCGGTGCCGGGCAATGGGACAGCCACAAAGGGCTTAAAGTAAATCACACGAAACTCTGCAAGCAAATTGATCAGCCGCTGGGTGCTCTTCTCCAGGATTTGAAGCGGCGGGGCCTGCTCGACGAGACACTCGTCGTCTGGGCCACAGAATTCGGTCGTACACCTGGTTCCCAAAGTACCGACGGCCGCGACCATCATCCTTACGGTTTCACCATCGCAATGGCCGGCGGTGGCATCAAAGGGGGCATTGCCCATGGTGCGACCGATGAACTCGGCTTCCATGCGGTCGAGAATCGGCATTACGTCACCGATATCCATGCCACCGTCTTGAATCAACTCGGTCTGGACCCCCGCGCGATGCATGTGCCCGGCAGAAAACGCCTGGAGAAGGACTTCGGGCATGTGATCCGGGAAGTCATCAGCTAA
- a CDS encoding PSD1 and planctomycete cytochrome C domain-containing protein: MRLFYIALVLLLIALPVSADENYYQEQIKPLLAMKCSACHGALKQEADLRLDAGRLIHSGGASGSVLDLEHPAKSELLTRIQSDDADLRMPPEGEGEPLSAEQVQLLSTWVQAGAKFPDAEEVPPDPRKHWSYQAPLKADVPQIKNELGEVHPIDAFLLAKLEARQIAAAPLASPATSVRRLYLDLVGLPPTADQQHAYINDSSPGAWNHLVDELLDDPAYGERWGRHWMDVWRYSDWDGYKNELRGSQRHIWRWRDWIIESVNADKPYDQMIAEMLAADELAPTDQATLRATGFLARNFHKSNRNIWLDATVEHTAKAFLGMTIDCARCHDHKYDPISQSEYYAMRAVFEPHEVRTEQLSGEADLLKQGLVRAYDAKPNAQTYLYVAGNEKHPDKEHPLEPGLPGVIELSYKPQAVELPPLAVFPSLQEYIESEQIQAAEAKVKADEKKLAESTNPNDKPLNEQALSASSAELKALRHRWTADRAKYADKVTPDKLQPLARQAVQAESSAKLERARHTLLVRQQSLKQAEASDQPDDKKKAAIEKARKEVEEASKKQEEAAGLATKQDATAYTSVGTAYPVTSTGRRTALAQWITDRHNPLTARVAVNHIWMRHFGEPLVENVFDFGLRSPRPEHVELLDWLAIELMEHDWSMKHLHRLIVTSAAYRRASSVSGKRFTVNLEQDPDNLLLWRSNVQRLDAESIRDSVLHVAGSLDRTLGGPDIDFEQGEKVHRRSLYFRHAYEKQMQMLVTFDAAAPNECYRRSPSIIPQQALALSNSSLVVEQARKLAARLNDAEPDTEKFIHRAFEAVLCRDCTPEELAACRDFLSNQSERLSQPESLTPIAGVAKAGVPAANNSTQRARENLVHVLFNHNDFVTVR, translated from the coding sequence ATGAGACTTTTCTACATAGCTCTCGTGCTACTCCTCATCGCTTTGCCTGTTTCGGCCGACGAGAATTACTACCAGGAGCAGATCAAGCCGCTGCTGGCCATGAAGTGTTCGGCATGCCACGGGGCGCTCAAACAGGAAGCCGATTTACGGCTGGATGCAGGTCGGCTGATCCATTCAGGTGGAGCGAGCGGCTCGGTCCTTGACCTCGAACACCCCGCCAAGAGCGAGCTCCTTACTCGTATACAGTCCGACGATGCCGATCTGCGGATGCCGCCGGAAGGTGAGGGGGAACCACTTTCGGCCGAGCAAGTCCAACTCTTGAGTACCTGGGTCCAAGCCGGAGCAAAGTTTCCTGATGCGGAAGAAGTTCCGCCTGACCCGCGAAAGCATTGGTCATACCAGGCACCGCTGAAGGCCGATGTTCCCCAAATCAAGAACGAACTGGGAGAAGTCCACCCGATCGATGCGTTCCTGCTAGCTAAGCTTGAAGCACGCCAGATAGCCGCTGCCCCACTTGCCAGTCCTGCGACTTCAGTGCGAAGGCTCTACTTGGATTTAGTCGGTTTGCCTCCGACGGCAGACCAGCAGCACGCTTATATCAACGATTCCTCGCCAGGAGCCTGGAATCATCTTGTCGACGAGCTTCTCGACGATCCCGCCTATGGCGAGCGTTGGGGACGGCATTGGATGGACGTCTGGCGTTACAGCGACTGGGATGGTTACAAGAACGAACTCCGCGGAAGTCAACGTCATATCTGGCGCTGGCGAGATTGGATCATCGAATCGGTCAACGCCGACAAGCCGTACGATCAGATGATTGCAGAGATGCTGGCTGCCGATGAACTCGCTCCTACGGACCAAGCCACTCTGAGAGCCACCGGCTTCCTGGCCCGCAACTTCCACAAAAGCAACCGTAACATCTGGCTTGATGCCACGGTCGAACATACGGCCAAGGCATTTCTTGGCATGACAATCGACTGTGCGCGTTGTCACGACCACAAGTACGATCCGATTAGCCAGTCGGAATACTATGCAATGCGGGCCGTGTTCGAGCCCCATGAAGTACGCACCGAACAACTGTCCGGCGAGGCGGATCTCCTCAAGCAAGGTCTGGTTCGCGCCTACGATGCCAAGCCGAACGCACAAACCTATCTCTATGTCGCCGGCAACGAGAAGCATCCCGACAAAGAGCACCCCTTAGAACCAGGTCTCCCTGGGGTGATCGAACTGAGCTACAAGCCGCAGGCAGTCGAACTGCCGCCACTAGCCGTATTTCCCAGCCTGCAGGAGTATATCGAGTCTGAACAGATTCAAGCAGCAGAAGCGAAAGTAAAGGCCGATGAAAAGAAGCTCGCCGAATCCACCAACCCAAACGACAAGCCGCTAAACGAACAGGCACTGAGTGCTTCCTCCGCGGAACTGAAAGCACTGCGACATCGCTGGACCGCCGATCGGGCCAAGTATGCCGACAAAGTCACACCTGACAAGCTACAGCCACTAGCCAGGCAGGCTGTCCAAGCCGAGAGCAGCGCGAAGCTAGAACGAGCTCGCCATACACTTCTGGTAAGGCAGCAATCGCTGAAGCAAGCCGAAGCAAGTGATCAGCCCGACGACAAAAAGAAGGCCGCAATCGAAAAGGCCCGCAAGGAAGTCGAAGAGGCCTCCAAGAAACAAGAGGAAGCTGCCGGCTTAGCCACAAAGCAGGATGCGACCGCGTACACATCGGTCGGCACGGCCTATCCGGTGACAAGTACCGGCAGACGCACCGCCTTGGCGCAGTGGATTACCGATCGCCACAACCCACTCACCGCACGTGTGGCTGTGAACCATATTTGGATGCGTCACTTCGGCGAGCCGCTGGTCGAAAACGTGTTCGACTTCGGCCTTCGCTCACCTCGGCCGGAACACGTCGAACTGCTCGATTGGCTGGCGATCGAGCTCATGGAACACGACTGGAGCATGAAACACCTGCATCGCTTGATTGTCACCTCGGCGGCCTATCGTCGTGCATCAAGCGTTTCCGGCAAGCGGTTCACGGTCAACCTGGAACAAGATCCGGATAACCTATTGCTCTGGCGATCGAACGTGCAGCGACTTGACGCCGAGAGTATTCGCGATAGCGTGCTGCATGTCGCTGGCAGCTTGGACCGAACGCTGGGTGGTCCTGATATTGATTTCGAGCAAGGCGAAAAGGTGCATCGCCGCAGTCTCTACTTCCGCCATGCCTACGAGAAACAGATGCAGATGCTCGTCACGTTCGATGCGGCGGCACCCAACGAATGTTACCGACGATCGCCAAGTATTATACCGCAACAAGCACTTGCTCTATCCAATAGCTCGCTCGTTGTGGAACAGGCCCGCAAACTGGCTGCCAGGTTAAATGATGCCGAGCCCGATACCGAGAAGTTCATTCACCGGGCCTTTGAAGCAGTTCTTTGCCGCGACTGCACTCCCGAGGAATTGGCTGCCTGCCGAGACTTCCTTTCAAACCAATCCGAGCGATTGAGTCAACCGGAAAGCTTGACACCGATTGCCGGTGTCGCGAAAGCAGGCGTGCCGGCGGCGAACAATTCTACCCAGCGTGCCCGCGAAAACCTCGTGCATGTCCTTTTCAACCACAACGACTTTGTGACCGTCCGATGA
- a CDS encoding efflux RND transporter permease subunit, producing MVQNIIEWSLNNRFIVMLLAVVLLGAGVVSVARLPLDAVPDLTNVQVQVLTTSPALGPVEVEQFITFPVENALSGLPKVEEIRSISRIGLSAVTVAFEEGTDIYWARNLVNERLQQARENIPPGMGDPQMGPIATGMSEIYQFEVRAEEGHEYSLMDLRTILDWQIAFQLRSVPGVIEVNTFGGELKTYEVQVNPDRLLNFNISLNRVFEALEENNANAGGGYITHSAEQRLIRGEGLIRNMKDIEDIVLDSRRDGTPIRISDVANVRFAPMLRQGAVTRDGNREAVTGMVMMLMGGNSRQVVEDVKHKIAEIQETLPEGVYIDTFYDRTELVEKTIHTIAENISVGVILVIIMLFLLLGDIRAGLIVSAAIPLSAMCALIAMKLAGVSANLMSLGAIDFGIIVDGAVVMIENAVRHASRYQREHGGVVPKEVFKESSKEVGTPILFAGLIVIIVFLPILSLQGVEGKMFRPMAFTFMSALTGALILSVTVMPVMASLFLARSVSSKDTFLVNWLKKWYEPLLNFSMRHPIPMLGTSIAVFAVSVVVASGFGVEFVPKLDEGDIAIQSVRLPSVSLETSIEMTKAMERTLLKFPQVESVISKTGRPEIANDPMGVHQTDVLVRLKPVDEWPEVIAKTDLVEQMQAALEEEVPSNSYGFTQPIELRVQELVAGVRSDVGLSIYGDDLDVLKEQGDRIVRALNGVEGAADVQAQQVAGLPYMRINIRRDAIARYGINAADILRAVQVVGGHTVGEVFEGQRRFPLQVRLAPEWRYNIEKLEQIKIEDPQGRSIPITQLADIIVEDGPSEISRHAIRRRLLVQCNVRGRDLAGFVADAKQTIAREVKLPAGYSLAWGGQFQNLEEASRRLLIAVPVALFLIFSLLYITFNSAKLTMLIYLNVPIAATGGIFALWIRDMPFSISAGVGFIALFGIAVMNGVVLIEHIRHLRHEGFDQLTAVTTGSIDRLRPVLMTASCGALGFVPMAISGSAGAEVQRPLATVVIGGLITCTVLTLLVLPAIYRWFEPSAAADEHD from the coding sequence ATGGTTCAAAATATTATTGAATGGTCCCTGAACAATCGATTCATCGTGATGCTGCTCGCCGTGGTTTTACTTGGGGCGGGGGTTGTCTCCGTCGCAAGACTTCCGCTCGATGCCGTTCCCGACTTGACGAATGTTCAAGTTCAAGTCCTCACGACCTCCCCTGCCCTCGGCCCTGTCGAGGTGGAACAGTTCATTACTTTCCCAGTGGAAAATGCCCTAAGCGGACTTCCGAAAGTGGAAGAAATTCGGTCGATTAGCCGCATTGGTTTGTCGGCGGTAACTGTCGCGTTCGAAGAGGGAACGGATATCTACTGGGCTCGAAATCTCGTCAACGAACGACTGCAACAGGCTCGCGAAAACATCCCGCCAGGCATGGGGGATCCTCAGATGGGGCCGATTGCCACCGGCATGAGCGAGATCTACCAGTTCGAGGTGCGTGCCGAAGAAGGACACGAATACAGCCTGATGGATCTCCGCACCATTCTCGACTGGCAAATCGCTTTTCAGCTGCGCAGTGTGCCTGGTGTAATCGAAGTCAATACGTTTGGCGGCGAGCTGAAGACGTATGAAGTTCAGGTCAATCCCGATCGACTGTTGAACTTCAACATCTCCCTGAATCGCGTCTTTGAGGCCCTAGAAGAAAACAATGCCAACGCCGGTGGTGGTTATATCACCCATAGCGCCGAGCAGCGTCTCATTCGCGGTGAGGGACTCATTCGTAATATGAAGGATATTGAAGACATTGTTCTCGATAGCCGTCGCGATGGGACCCCGATCCGTATCTCAGACGTAGCTAACGTTCGATTTGCGCCCATGCTGCGTCAAGGGGCTGTCACTCGTGACGGTAATCGAGAAGCGGTCACCGGCATGGTGATGATGCTAATGGGAGGGAACTCTCGCCAGGTGGTCGAGGATGTGAAACACAAGATCGCTGAAATCCAGGAGACACTTCCCGAAGGCGTCTACATCGATACCTTCTATGACCGCACTGAATTGGTTGAGAAGACGATTCACACGATTGCCGAAAACATCAGTGTCGGCGTGATCCTGGTCATCATTATGCTCTTTCTTTTGCTCGGGGATATTCGAGCAGGCCTGATTGTTTCTGCGGCCATTCCTCTTTCGGCCATGTGTGCCCTGATTGCGATGAAGCTTGCTGGGGTTTCGGCAAACTTAATGAGCCTCGGGGCGATCGACTTCGGGATCATCGTGGATGGTGCCGTGGTGATGATCGAGAACGCCGTGCGACATGCCAGCCGTTACCAACGTGAGCATGGGGGTGTCGTCCCCAAGGAAGTCTTTAAGGAATCATCGAAGGAGGTCGGCACGCCGATTCTATTCGCGGGTCTGATCGTGATTATCGTGTTCCTGCCGATCCTCAGCCTGCAAGGAGTCGAAGGCAAGATGTTTCGCCCGATGGCCTTCACTTTCATGTCGGCACTGACAGGTGCTTTGATTCTGAGTGTTACCGTGATGCCTGTGATGGCCTCCCTCTTTCTCGCTCGCAGCGTCAGTTCGAAAGACACCTTCCTGGTAAACTGGCTTAAGAAGTGGTACGAACCGCTGCTTAACTTTTCGATGCGTCACCCCATCCCCATGCTCGGAACTTCGATCGCGGTATTTGCCGTGAGTGTTGTTGTCGCCAGTGGTTTCGGTGTCGAATTTGTGCCGAAGCTGGATGAAGGGGACATCGCGATTCAATCGGTTCGATTGCCTAGCGTTTCTTTGGAAACATCCATCGAAATGACGAAAGCGATGGAGCGAACATTGCTCAAATTTCCACAGGTAGAAAGCGTTATCTCTAAGACAGGACGTCCGGAAATCGCGAACGACCCGATGGGCGTTCATCAGACGGACGTCCTGGTAAGACTCAAGCCTGTGGATGAGTGGCCCGAAGTGATCGCGAAAACCGATTTGGTGGAACAAATGCAAGCCGCCTTGGAGGAGGAAGTGCCCAGCAACTCCTACGGCTTCACGCAGCCCATCGAACTACGCGTGCAGGAACTTGTCGCAGGCGTTCGATCGGACGTAGGCCTCAGCATTTACGGAGACGATCTCGATGTGCTCAAAGAACAAGGGGACCGAATTGTTCGTGCTCTGAACGGTGTGGAAGGGGCAGCCGACGTGCAAGCCCAACAGGTCGCAGGGCTTCCCTACATGCGGATCAACATTCGCCGCGATGCGATTGCCCGCTATGGAATCAACGCCGCAGACATCCTTCGCGCGGTACAAGTGGTCGGCGGTCATACTGTCGGGGAAGTCTTCGAAGGACAACGTCGTTTCCCGCTACAAGTTCGCCTGGCCCCCGAGTGGCGCTACAATATCGAGAAGCTGGAACAGATCAAGATCGAAGATCCCCAAGGCCGGAGTATTCCGATCACGCAGTTGGCGGATATCATCGTTGAAGATGGCCCTTCCGAAATCAGCCGTCATGCCATTCGCCGCCGACTATTGGTTCAGTGCAATGTGCGGGGACGAGACCTGGCTGGATTCGTCGCTGACGCCAAGCAGACCATTGCCCGAGAAGTAAAACTACCTGCCGGTTACTCGTTGGCCTGGGGTGGGCAGTTTCAGAATCTGGAAGAAGCATCGCGGCGTTTGCTGATTGCCGTGCCGGTCGCTCTCTTTCTGATCTTTTCGCTGCTGTACATTACCTTTAATTCCGCCAAGCTGACGATGCTGATCTATTTGAACGTGCCCATCGCGGCCACGGGTGGTATTTTTGCGCTGTGGATACGTGACATGCCTTTCTCGATCTCGGCAGGTGTCGGCTTTATTGCGTTGTTTGGGATCGCGGTGATGAATGGTGTCGTTTTGATCGAACATATCCGGCACCTCAGGCACGAAGGCTTCGATCAACTTACCGCAGTAACGACCGGCTCTATCGACCGACTTCGCCCCGTGCTGATGACCGCATCTTGCGGTGCGCTGGGCTTTGTCCCCATGGCGATATCAGGCAGCGCCGGTGCTGAAGTACAACGCCCCCTGGCTACGGTGGTTATCGGCGGGCTAATTACCTGTACGGTGCTTACACTGTTAGTTCTACCTGCGATTTACCGCTGGTTTGAACCCTCCGCCGCTGCCGATGAACACGATTAA